One Clavelina lepadiformis chromosome 1, kaClaLepa1.1, whole genome shotgun sequence genomic region harbors:
- the LOC143444163 gene encoding tyrosine-protein phosphatase Lar-like isoform X1: protein MTATFLRMHLHQTLLYTCKCYLLVLVVISHCYGEYTFQHNGFYISLFNDSLKTWDEAKAACEGMNGELVNILSQELQGNISEVLRQWQGNINTDDFGGRWQSGYYTSGRRSENNAARSICRFQWSNGDSISNVGDENSNGYQHWYRTEPNCGGYPQYCLAVSAVDIFGGTYTNGLGYWVDDECDTLKYYICQAPAKLLNATSTYPVTGDQFTLTCEVAVVPPTTVVWKINQTSSESNIPSDGSIFQVINEKSGDVIVSRLNVKTAGLCLGPSTISCWLKKTLTESKLHEFTVNQEPYDVIGESYYIFKSPDLSLTYFERENDCNKVGGNLASIRDAFTQSSLETKLTNLDWRGRAWIGLKRLDNGSWIWPSYEIVNYTNWSNETHPENWTDYGYMSYQDDWKWKNLGSGTHKANYICEVSGKLSYVVETQSCTKEPNKTLTVILNPSNVGLNHSITVSALSSFTDHTFLIPQRISQNNEENSKTFTNLKPRTKYNISVSLASEFCTRSVETSQEVLTGYSIPQMVPSATVLFYPENGTCLVEWKWPEETIPTLQNFVIQVSKTPSFTKEQDAASITDALQEQNEIINSTLDKRSNLFQTLPNRIYKIKIFAQSCAGDGEFVHANGECNSPRSVPMSLPELLTAQESNGDVSIMFPRPDETNGPISCYFLVGQYQDQNISGPANFSDSLLDELSLKQADAVEPGQPYLALAMPGSLESMIKVKVGDGRRTSCDVNLLTNLTSSQIQTSTRSRRTTTTNKSTTKIYNATNVMPTPNKYYSFYLVTSTPLDNGSVGYMASQITVIKIQETIQPTQDIYWLIGIAAAVILIVTCLVVFIYKRKRRSKDAVNGLPLNDIELSTQPATIAEPIKSTIYENVQPGENVQATKAIPLVNLKKVYFSLTAPGSKTLMEEFKGIKLSAVNIVETKQVAALEKHKKQNRYKNIVPYDGNRVILKLPETEADTANDYINASYIDSYHLPNHFIATQGPLDRTISHFWAMIWQKDCRVVVMVTKLAENGKVKCASYWPEPNTTKVHGSLTVTAARESVWNGTHIVRNFKMTNKREPEAPPRTITHFQYTGWPDHGVPITTTGIVRLHDAMIKSHEQYPGSPIVVHCSAGAGRTGTLIAIHSLIRQMQTQDSIDVYSTVMQMRTQRCEMVQTEKQYAFLYKVITEVHVCGFTDIDANDLGSKMNQLAKVSKNEFKQLDVIPPLQATLDAGNLNKKNDHSSCYEHSEVKGIYNAAYLQGYSGFSAFIASQDPHENQVNVLWKCVFDQNVSVIVALSPMDRNFNQTPCYWSLEKGSSQVFGDVEAKLASVDDTRHHVSVHKIDLTHQAVTRRVTHIHYQAWMDENEPDLQEIINVVTDVGLLHNYAESLMLVHCRDGIGRTGVFCALMNLIERLKAEHRIDVFRAVKDLRDMKPGMVPSVELYKLCFKLLQQYLSSFEIYSNFSG, encoded by the exons ATGACAGCAACGTTCTTAAGAATGCATTTACATCAAACATTATTATACACTTGTAAATGCTACTTGCTTGTCCTTGTCGTGATTTCACATTGTTATGGAG AGTACACGTTTCAACACAATGGATTCTATATATCGCTTTTCAATGATTCTCTAAAAACTTGGGATGAAGCAAAGGCAGCTTGTGAAGGTATGAACGGAGAACTTGTAAATATCTTGTCTCAAGAACTTCAAGGAAATATCAGCGAAGTGTTGAGACAATGGCAAGGAAATATAAATACTGACGACTTCGGGGGAAGATGGCAATCAGGTTACTACACCAGTGGCCGACGAAGCGAAAATAATGCAGCACGATCCATATGTCGATTTCAATGGAGCAATGGTGACTCTATATCAAACGTGGGAGATGAAAACAGCAATGGATATCAACATTGGTATCGAACAGAACCGAATTGTGGCGGATATCCACAATATTGTTTGGCTGTCAGTGCTGTAGACATCTTCGGCGGTACCTATACAAATGGACTTGGTTATTGGGTGGATGACGAATGCGACACACTAAAATATTATATTTGTCAAG CTCCAGCAAAACTTTTGAACGCAACATCGACGTATCCTGTGACAGGAGATCAGTTTACGCTCACATGTGAAGTAGCTGTGGTCCCGCCAACAACAgttgtttggaaaataaatcaaacttcTTCAGAAAGTAATATTCCTTCCGACGGGTCAATCTTTCAAGtgataaatgaaaaatccGGTGACGTCATTGTGAGTCggttaaatgtgaaaactgCAGGATTATGTTTGGGACCTTCTACAATTTCTTGTTggttgaaaaaaactttgacgGAAAGCAAGCTTCATGAATTCACAGTGAACCAAG AaccatatgacgtcattggaGAAAGTTATTACATATTTAAATCCCCGGACCTGAGTCTGACTTACTTTGAAAGAGAAAACGATTGCAACAAAGTGGGAGGAAATCTTGCTTCCATTCGTGATGCGTTCACTCAAAGCTCGTTGGAAACAAAGTTGACAAATTTAGATTGGCGAGGAAGAG CTTGGATTGGTTTAAAAAGATTGGACAATGGCTCATGGATTTGGCCAAGTTATGAAATTGTTAACTATACAAACTGGTCAAATGAAACTCATCCTGAAAATTGGACTGACTATGGTTATATGAGCTACCAAGATGATTGGAAGTGGAAGAATTTAGGATCGGGCACCCATAAAGCTAACTACATCTGCGAAGTATCAG GAAAACTTTCCTACGTCGTTGAAACCCAATCTTGTACGAAAGaaccaaataaaactttaacagtTATTTTGAATCCAAGCAATGTCGGATTAAATCACAGTATCACGGTATCGGCACTCAGCAGCTTCACAGACCATACATTTTTAATTCCGCAAAGAATAAGCCAGAACAATGAAGAGAATTCAAAAACCTTTACAAATCTGAAGCCACGAACAAAATACAACATCTCG GTTTCGTTGGCCAGCGAGTTTTGCACCAGATCTGTTGAAACCAGCCAAGAAGTGCTAACTGGTTACAGCATTCCTCAGATGGTTCCAAGCGCGACTGTCTTATTTTATCCTGAAAATGGCACTTGTTTGGTGGAATGGAAATGGCCAGAAGAAACCATTCcaacattgcaaaatttcGTC aTTCAAGTGAGTAAAACCCCAAGTTTTACAAAAGAGCAAGACGCTGCAAGCATTACTGACGCACTCCAAGAACAAAACGAAATAATCAATTCTACGTTGGACAAGCGATCCAACTTATTTCAAACTCTTCCAAATCGAATTTATAAAATCAAGATATTTGCCCAATCCTGTGCAGGAGACGGCGAGTTTGTCCATGCAAATGGAGAATGTAATTCACCAAGAAGCG TTCCAATGTCACTGCCAGAACTTCTGACTGCTCAAGAGTCCAATGGTGATGTATCGATAATGTTTCCTCGTCCGGATGAAACAAACGGACCAatcag CTGTTATTTTCTCGTTGGCCAATATCAAGACCAAAATATTTCTGGGCCAGCAAATTTCTCCGACTCGTTGCTGGACGAATTATCATTGAAGCAAGCTGATGCCGTGGAACCAGGACAACCATACCTTGCGTTAGCAATGCCAGG TTCACTTGAGTCGATGATAAAAGTAAAAGTGGGAGATGGACGACGAACAAGTTGTGACGTCAATCTCCTTACAAATCTAACCTCCTCCCAAATTCAAACTAGTACAAGATCGAGAAGAACGACAACCACCAATAAATCAACGACAAAAATATACAATGCCACCAATGTGATGCCCACTCCAAATAAATATTACAG tttttatcTGGTCACTTCCACTCCACTGGACAACGGGTCAGTGGGCTATATGGCTAGCCAAATAACAGTTATCAAGATACAGGAAACAATTCAACCAACACAAG ATATATACTGGTTGATCGGAATAGCTGCGGCTGTCATTTTGATTGTGACATGCTTGgttgttttcatttataaaAG AAAGAGAAGATCAAAAGATGCAGTAAATGGTCTTCCGTTAAATGATATAGAGCTTTCAACTCAACCAG ccACAATTGCGGAACCTATCAAATCTACAATATACGAGAACGTTCAACCTGGAGAAAACGTTCAAGCCACGAAAGCTATTCCCCTTGTGAATCTaaagaaagtttatttttcccTCACAGCTCCGGGAAGTAAGACTTTGATGGAAGAATTTAAG GGAATTAAGCTTTCGGCGGTAAACAttgttgaaacaaaacaagttgCGGCTCTTGAAAAACATAAGAAGCAAAACAGATACAAGAACATTGTACCAT ATGACGGCAATAGAGTGATCTTAAAACTACCAGAAACCGAAGCAGACACTGCAAATGACTACATAAATGCATCGTACATTGAT AGTTACCATTTACCTAATCACTTCATTGCAACACAAGGACCACTCGATCGAACCATCTCACATTTCTGGGCTATGATATGGCAGAAGGATTGCAGAGTTGTGGTGATGGTAACAAAACTGGCTGAAAATGGAAAA GTAAAATGTGCGAGTTACTGGCCTGAACCTAACACCACAAAGGTGCATGGAAGTTTGACTGTAACTGCTGCGAGAGAATCTGTTTGGAATGGAACTCATATTGTGAGAAATTTTAAGATGACAAACAAGAGAGAACCCGAA GCCCCACCACGAACCATAACCCATTTCCAGTATACTGGCTGGCCTGATCATGGCGTCCCTATAACAACTACTGGAATAGTGAGACTGCACGATGCCATGATAAAGTCACATGAGCAATACCCTGGATCGCCCATTGTGGTTCATTGCAG TGCCGGGGCTGGTAGAACCGGAACCTTGATTGCTATTCATAGCTTGATAAGACAAATGCAGACACAAGATTCAATCGACGTATACTCTACTGTGATGCAAATGAGGACACAGCGTTGTGAGATGGTTCAGACGGAA AAACAATATGCCTTTCTTTACAAAGTGATAACCGAGGTACATGTCTGTGGATTTACCGACATAGATGCAAATGATTTAGGATCGAAGATGAACCAACTTGCAAAAGT aTCAAAGAATGAGTTTAAACAACTTGATGTCATTCCACCATTGCAAGCAACACTTGATGCAGGAAACTTGAATAAGAAAAATGATCACAGCAGTTGTT ATGAACATTCAGAAGTTAAGGGAATTTACAATGCTGCTTATCTGCAG GGATACAGCGGTTTTTCTGCGTTCATTGCTTCTCAGGACCCGCACGAAAATCAAGTAAACGTTTTATGGAAGTGTGTTTTCGACCAGAATGTTAGCGTCATAGTTGCTCTCTCGCCAATGGACAGAAACTTT aatcAAACTCCTTGCTACTGGTCTCTTGAGAAAGGAAGCTCTCAAGTTTTCGGTGACGTTGAAGCAAAGTTGGCTTCGGTGGATGACACGCGTCATCACGTGAGCGTACATAAAATTGACTTGACGCATCAAGCTGTCACG AGACGTGTAACTCATATCCACTATCAAGCATGGATGGACGAGAATGAACCCGATTTACAAGAGATAATAAATGTCGTGACCGACGTCGGATTGCTCCATAACTACGCAGAGAGCCTTATGCTTGTCCACTGCAG GGATGGCATCGGTCGAACAGGCGTATTCTGCGCGTTGATGAACTTAATTGAAAGGTTGAAAGCGGAACATAGAATTGACGTCTTCCGCGCAGTGAAGGACTTGAGAGATATGAAACCAGGGATGGTGCCAAGTGTG GAACTTTATAAACTATGCTTCAAGTTATTGCAACAGTATCTCTCATCGTTCGAAATTTACTCCAATTTCTCAGGCTGA
- the LOC143444163 gene encoding tyrosine-protein phosphatase Lar-like isoform X2 — protein MHLHQTLLYTCKCFLLVLVVVSHCYGEYTFQHNGFYISLFNDSLKTWDEAKAACEGMNGELVNILSQELQGNISEVLRQWQGNINTDDFGGRWQSGYYTSGRRSENNAARSICRFQWSNGDSISNVGDENSNGYQHWYRTEPNCGGYPQYCLAVSAVDIFGGTYTNGLGYWVDDECDTLKYYICQAPAKLLNATSTYPVTGDQFTLTCEVAVVPPTTVVWKINQTSSESNIPSDGSIFQVINEKSGDVIVSRLNVKTAGLCLGPSTISCWLKKTLTESKLHEFTVNQEPYDVIGESYYIFKSPDLSLTYFERENDCNKVGGNLASIRDAFTQSSLETKLTNLDWRGRAWIGLKRLDNGSWIWPSYEIVNYTNWSNETHPENWTDYGYMSYQDDWKWKNLGSGTHKANYICEVSGKLSYVVETQSCTKEPNKTLTVILNPSNVGLNHSITVSALSSFTDHTFLIPQRISQNNEENSKTFTNLKPRTKYNISVSLASEFCTRSVETSQEVLTGYSIPQMVPSATVLFYPENGTCLVEWKWPEETIPTLQNFVIQVSKTPSFTKEQDAASITDALQEQNEIINSTLDKRSNLFQTLPNRIYKIKIFAQSCAGDGEFVHANGECNSPRSVPMSLPELLTAQESNGDVSIMFPRPDETNGPISCYFLVGQYQDQNISGPANFSDSLLDELSLKQADAVEPGQPYLALAMPGSLESMIKVKVGDGRRTSCDVNLLTNLTSSQIQTSTRSRRTTTTNKSTTKIYNATNVMPTPNKYYSFYLVTSTPLDNGSVGYMASQITVIKIQETIQPTQDIYWLIGIAAAVILIVTCLVVFIYKRKRRSKDAVNGLPLNDIELSTQPATIAEPIKSTIYENVQPGENVQATKAIPLVNLKKVYFSLTAPGSKTLMEEFKGIKLSAVNIVETKQVAALEKHKKQNRYKNIVPYDGNRVILKLPETEADTANDYINASYIDSYHLPNHFIATQGPLDRTISHFWAMIWQKDCRVVVMVTKLAENGKVKCASYWPEPNTTKVHGSLTVTAARESVWNGTHIVRNFKMTNKREPEAPPRTITHFQYTGWPDHGVPITTTGIVRLHDAMIKSHEQYPGSPIVVHCSAGAGRTGTLIAIHSLIRQMQTQDSIDVYSTVMQMRTQRCEMVQTEKQYAFLYKVITEVHVCGFTDIDANDLGSKMNQLAKVSKNEFKQLDVIPPLQATLDAGNLNKKNDHSSCYEHSEVKGIYNAAYLQGYSGFSAFIASQDPHENQVNVLWKCVFDQNVSVIVALSPMDRNFNQTPCYWSLEKGSSQVFGDVEAKLASVDDTRHHVSVHKIDLTHQAVTRRVTHIHYQAWMDENEPDLQEIINVVTDVGLLHNYAESLMLVHCRDGIGRTGVFCALMNLIERLKAEHRIDVFRAVKDLRDMKPGMVPSVELYKLCFKLLQQYLSSFEIYSNFSG, from the exons AGTACACGTTTCAACACAATGGATTCTATATATCGCTTTTCAATGATTCTCTAAAAACTTGGGATGAAGCAAAGGCAGCTTGTGAAGGTATGAACGGAGAACTTGTAAATATCTTGTCTCAAGAACTTCAAGGAAATATCAGCGAAGTGTTGAGACAATGGCAAGGAAATATAAATACTGACGACTTCGGGGGAAGATGGCAATCAGGTTACTACACCAGTGGCCGACGAAGCGAAAATAATGCAGCACGATCCATATGTCGATTTCAATGGAGCAATGGTGACTCTATATCAAACGTGGGAGATGAAAACAGCAATGGATATCAACATTGGTATCGAACAGAACCGAATTGTGGCGGATATCCACAATATTGTTTGGCTGTCAGTGCTGTAGACATCTTCGGCGGTACCTATACAAATGGACTTGGTTATTGGGTGGATGACGAATGCGACACACTAAAATATTATATTTGTCAAG CTCCAGCAAAACTTTTGAACGCAACATCGACGTATCCTGTGACAGGAGATCAGTTTACGCTCACATGTGAAGTAGCTGTGGTCCCGCCAACAACAgttgtttggaaaataaatcaaacttcTTCAGAAAGTAATATTCCTTCCGACGGGTCAATCTTTCAAGtgataaatgaaaaatccGGTGACGTCATTGTGAGTCggttaaatgtgaaaactgCAGGATTATGTTTGGGACCTTCTACAATTTCTTGTTggttgaaaaaaactttgacgGAAAGCAAGCTTCATGAATTCACAGTGAACCAAG AaccatatgacgtcattggaGAAAGTTATTACATATTTAAATCCCCGGACCTGAGTCTGACTTACTTTGAAAGAGAAAACGATTGCAACAAAGTGGGAGGAAATCTTGCTTCCATTCGTGATGCGTTCACTCAAAGCTCGTTGGAAACAAAGTTGACAAATTTAGATTGGCGAGGAAGAG CTTGGATTGGTTTAAAAAGATTGGACAATGGCTCATGGATTTGGCCAAGTTATGAAATTGTTAACTATACAAACTGGTCAAATGAAACTCATCCTGAAAATTGGACTGACTATGGTTATATGAGCTACCAAGATGATTGGAAGTGGAAGAATTTAGGATCGGGCACCCATAAAGCTAACTACATCTGCGAAGTATCAG GAAAACTTTCCTACGTCGTTGAAACCCAATCTTGTACGAAAGaaccaaataaaactttaacagtTATTTTGAATCCAAGCAATGTCGGATTAAATCACAGTATCACGGTATCGGCACTCAGCAGCTTCACAGACCATACATTTTTAATTCCGCAAAGAATAAGCCAGAACAATGAAGAGAATTCAAAAACCTTTACAAATCTGAAGCCACGAACAAAATACAACATCTCG GTTTCGTTGGCCAGCGAGTTTTGCACCAGATCTGTTGAAACCAGCCAAGAAGTGCTAACTGGTTACAGCATTCCTCAGATGGTTCCAAGCGCGACTGTCTTATTTTATCCTGAAAATGGCACTTGTTTGGTGGAATGGAAATGGCCAGAAGAAACCATTCcaacattgcaaaatttcGTC aTTCAAGTGAGTAAAACCCCAAGTTTTACAAAAGAGCAAGACGCTGCAAGCATTACTGACGCACTCCAAGAACAAAACGAAATAATCAATTCTACGTTGGACAAGCGATCCAACTTATTTCAAACTCTTCCAAATCGAATTTATAAAATCAAGATATTTGCCCAATCCTGTGCAGGAGACGGCGAGTTTGTCCATGCAAATGGAGAATGTAATTCACCAAGAAGCG TTCCAATGTCACTGCCAGAACTTCTGACTGCTCAAGAGTCCAATGGTGATGTATCGATAATGTTTCCTCGTCCGGATGAAACAAACGGACCAatcag CTGTTATTTTCTCGTTGGCCAATATCAAGACCAAAATATTTCTGGGCCAGCAAATTTCTCCGACTCGTTGCTGGACGAATTATCATTGAAGCAAGCTGATGCCGTGGAACCAGGACAACCATACCTTGCGTTAGCAATGCCAGG TTCACTTGAGTCGATGATAAAAGTAAAAGTGGGAGATGGACGACGAACAAGTTGTGACGTCAATCTCCTTACAAATCTAACCTCCTCCCAAATTCAAACTAGTACAAGATCGAGAAGAACGACAACCACCAATAAATCAACGACAAAAATATACAATGCCACCAATGTGATGCCCACTCCAAATAAATATTACAG tttttatcTGGTCACTTCCACTCCACTGGACAACGGGTCAGTGGGCTATATGGCTAGCCAAATAACAGTTATCAAGATACAGGAAACAATTCAACCAACACAAG ATATATACTGGTTGATCGGAATAGCTGCGGCTGTCATTTTGATTGTGACATGCTTGgttgttttcatttataaaAG AAAGAGAAGATCAAAAGATGCAGTAAATGGTCTTCCGTTAAATGATATAGAGCTTTCAACTCAACCAG ccACAATTGCGGAACCTATCAAATCTACAATATACGAGAACGTTCAACCTGGAGAAAACGTTCAAGCCACGAAAGCTATTCCCCTTGTGAATCTaaagaaagtttatttttcccTCACAGCTCCGGGAAGTAAGACTTTGATGGAAGAATTTAAG GGAATTAAGCTTTCGGCGGTAAACAttgttgaaacaaaacaagttgCGGCTCTTGAAAAACATAAGAAGCAAAACAGATACAAGAACATTGTACCAT ATGACGGCAATAGAGTGATCTTAAAACTACCAGAAACCGAAGCAGACACTGCAAATGACTACATAAATGCATCGTACATTGAT AGTTACCATTTACCTAATCACTTCATTGCAACACAAGGACCACTCGATCGAACCATCTCACATTTCTGGGCTATGATATGGCAGAAGGATTGCAGAGTTGTGGTGATGGTAACAAAACTGGCTGAAAATGGAAAA GTAAAATGTGCGAGTTACTGGCCTGAACCTAACACCACAAAGGTGCATGGAAGTTTGACTGTAACTGCTGCGAGAGAATCTGTTTGGAATGGAACTCATATTGTGAGAAATTTTAAGATGACAAACAAGAGAGAACCCGAA GCCCCACCACGAACCATAACCCATTTCCAGTATACTGGCTGGCCTGATCATGGCGTCCCTATAACAACTACTGGAATAGTGAGACTGCACGATGCCATGATAAAGTCACATGAGCAATACCCTGGATCGCCCATTGTGGTTCATTGCAG TGCCGGGGCTGGTAGAACCGGAACCTTGATTGCTATTCATAGCTTGATAAGACAAATGCAGACACAAGATTCAATCGACGTATACTCTACTGTGATGCAAATGAGGACACAGCGTTGTGAGATGGTTCAGACGGAA AAACAATATGCCTTTCTTTACAAAGTGATAACCGAGGTACATGTCTGTGGATTTACCGACATAGATGCAAATGATTTAGGATCGAAGATGAACCAACTTGCAAAAGT aTCAAAGAATGAGTTTAAACAACTTGATGTCATTCCACCATTGCAAGCAACACTTGATGCAGGAAACTTGAATAAGAAAAATGATCACAGCAGTTGTT ATGAACATTCAGAAGTTAAGGGAATTTACAATGCTGCTTATCTGCAG GGATACAGCGGTTTTTCTGCGTTCATTGCTTCTCAGGACCCGCACGAAAATCAAGTAAACGTTTTATGGAAGTGTGTTTTCGACCAGAATGTTAGCGTCATAGTTGCTCTCTCGCCAATGGACAGAAACTTT aatcAAACTCCTTGCTACTGGTCTCTTGAGAAAGGAAGCTCTCAAGTTTTCGGTGACGTTGAAGCAAAGTTGGCTTCGGTGGATGACACGCGTCATCACGTGAGCGTACATAAAATTGACTTGACGCATCAAGCTGTCACG AGACGTGTAACTCATATCCACTATCAAGCATGGATGGACGAGAATGAACCCGATTTACAAGAGATAATAAATGTCGTGACCGACGTCGGATTGCTCCATAACTACGCAGAGAGCCTTATGCTTGTCCACTGCAG GGATGGCATCGGTCGAACAGGCGTATTCTGCGCGTTGATGAACTTAATTGAAAGGTTGAAAGCGGAACATAGAATTGACGTCTTCCGCGCAGTGAAGGACTTGAGAGATATGAAACCAGGGATGGTGCCAAGTGTG GAACTTTATAAACTATGCTTCAAGTTATTGCAACAGTATCTCTCATCGTTCGAAATTTACTCCAATTTCTCAGGCTGA
- the LOC143444167 gene encoding tyrosine-protein kinase SRK3-like — protein MHLCEAKIFFQKCFCWFSSATELKVNRYLEVTGLPAVEFNNIKVTSNVENPTIINMKDIEMLQKLGEGNFSEVWKVKIKDRRFAANEAAAKRIKGQNITVAEMDEFEKELQLMNVIGRNPFVVQFYGVCKNDSEVLAITELLHFGDLHQHLIKCRPSQHNLDTGYEEISPIGTKEMIRFAQDIAQGMEHISGLGLVHRDLACRNVLLDSNYRCKVSDFGLSRQVDQSDGVYFKRNLKGAKLPCRWMAPEAWFDQIYSSSSDVWSFGVTVWEIVAFGYTPYKELSGSELQLKVLNEGYRLHQPVHCPLPLYNMMSTCWKIPPQERPSFSNLTRILADMFSNTEVVANT, from the exons ATGCATTTGTGTGAG gcgaaaatattttttcaaaaatgtttctgCTGGTTCAGTTCAGCAACGGAACTTAAGGTCAACAGATACCTCGAGGTCACAGGTCTGCCAGCAGTAGAGTTCAACAATATTAAAGTGACATCCAACGTGGAAAATCCAACTATCATAAATATGAAAGATAtagaaatgttgcaaaaactGGGAGAAGGAAATTTCAGTGAAGTTtggaaagtgaaaataaaagataGACGGTTTGCAGCCAATGAAGCTGCTGCGAAAAGGATTAAAG GTCAAAACATTACTGTTGCAGAAATGGATGAATTTGAGAAAGAATTACAACTTATGAATGTAATTGGACGAAATCCGTTTGTTGTTCAGTTTTACGGGGTTTGCAAAAATGAca GTGAAGTTTTAGCAAtcactgaacttcttcattTTGGAGATTTACATCAGCATTTGATAAAGTGCAGACCTTCTCAGCATAATTTAGATACTGGATATGAAGAAATTTCACCAATTGGAACAAAAGAAATGATCCGATTTGCTCAAGATATTGCTCAG GGAATGGAGCATATTTCTGGTCTTGGGCTTGTACATAGAGACCTTGCTTGCCGAAATGTGCTGCTTGACTCTAATTACCGATGTAAAGTGTCGGATTTTGGACTTTCGCGGCAAGTTGACCAATCGGACGGTGTATACTTCAAAAGGAATCTTAAA ggAGCTAAACTGCCTTGCCGGTGGATGGCGCCAGAAGCATGGTTTGATCAAATTTATTCGAGTTCGAGTGACGTATGGTCGTTTGGTGTAACTGTGTGGGAAATTGTTGCCTTTGGATACACTCCTTATAAAGAACTGAGTGGAAGTGAATTACAGCTTAAAGTATTGAATGAAGGATACAGACTGCATCAACCTGTTCACTGTCCCCTGCCATT GTACAACATGATGTCAACATGCTGGAAGATACCGCCCCAAGAAAGACCTTCTTTTTCAAACTTGACCAGAATTTTAGCTGATATGTTCTCAAATACTGAGGTAGTAGCCAATACCTGA